Proteins encoded in a region of the Triticum dicoccoides isolate Atlit2015 ecotype Zavitan chromosome 3A, WEW_v2.0, whole genome shotgun sequence genome:
- the LOC119272823 gene encoding uncharacterized protein LOC119272823 yields MELRHVVHTLVANQTSIMAKSERMQEQYNELKSLIIASRGSVEMGEILEKELPNKDPSKDLENMNDEEQATSLSYTTKASEAMAAPRHPDKVKATQLESRITESALPSLAPVPKLKKTKTTKHKKPGIFQTPLQKGPKDELKDTIKCGMEVSLTSPNSASVVAMGTIQKTDRKAKAIDGQPLADCVEVLVNIVLKETTELPRAQGKINRLGNAQARCIPWPRKNIMQTDRTTVLHSKVSSVCSQMSFNNSENVDPNKTTTGTQVTNHQTGCSTSEGAVRNTLKRKKVSETTRMKKGTQAISATTGNNILRNSGRET; encoded by the exons ATGGAGCTTCGGCATGTGGTGCATACTCTGGTGGCAAATCAAACTTCAATAATGGCCAAGAGTGAGAGAATGCAAGAACAGTACAATGAGCTAAAAAGTTTGATCATAGCTTCTAGGGGGTCTGTTGAAATGGGAGAGATTCTAGAAAAGGAGCTTCCAAATAAAGATCCTTCTAAG GACTTGGAAAACATGAATGACGAAGAACAAGCaacttcactttcatatactaccaaGGCATCCGAGGCAATGGCTGCTCCAAGGCATCCAGATAAGGTGAAGGCAACCCAACTGGAATCAAGGATAACAGAATCAGCACTACCAAGTCTTGCGCCTGTGCCAAAACTGAAGAAGACAAAGACAACTAAACATAAGAAACCAGGAATATTTCAAACACCACTCCAAAAGGGGCCAAAG GACGAATTAAAAGATACCATAAAGTGTGGCATGGAAGTTAGTTTGACGTCACCAAACAGTGCAAGTGTGGTGGCAATGGGAACCATTCAGAAAACTGATAGAAAAGCTAAAGCTATTGATGGTCAACCACTAGCTGATTGTGTTGAAGTACTTGTCAACATCGTGCTCAAAGAAACAACTGAGCTGCCTCGTGCACAAGGGAAAATAAACAGGCTAGGAAATGCCCAAGCTAGGTGTATTCCATGGCCACGCAAAAAT ATTATGCAAACAGACCGTACTACCGTGCTGCATTCTAAG gtttctagtgtttgtagtcaGATGTCTTTCAACAATAGTGAGAATGTGGATCCCAACAAAACAACTACTGGAACTCAGGTGACCAACCATCAGACTGGTTGCAGTACTTCAGAAGGTGCAGTGAGGAATACACTGAAGAGAAAGAAAGTTTCTGAGACAACAAGAATGAAAAAAGGTACTCAAGCAATCTCTGCTACAACCGGAAACAACATACTTAGGAATTCGGGCAGGGAAACATGA
- the LOC119272824 gene encoding stimulated by retinoic acid gene 8 protein-like: MGMKNIRLGLGNMMTSRSRSDAFIQSHVSDHERRLNDLDYRVRQVNLPQMECINAIKQIKAEASNRDKLEHFTMNSRAEEDVDLRSHEGSGEETESEDEEDDGEHGDETESEDEEGESGQEDEHEQEEEVRQEQEQTHEVVEKTRRGPTHMRRFWKEHDVDNKINLKFNRFGQPCGLKTCKLTNFIGTLVKGKEMSLAAQNWSKVPKLEKEKLWDSVKMGVEISQ, from the exons ATGGGCATGAAGAATATTAGACTAGGATTAG GAAATATGATGACTTCGAGATCAAGATCTGATGCATTTATTCAGTCCCATGTGTCTGACCATGAAAGAAGATTGAATGACCTGGATTATAGAGTCAGACAAGTTAATCTACCTCAAATGGAATGCATTAATGCTATCAAACAAATTAAAGCAGAAGCTTCAAACAGGGATAAACTAGAACACTTCACTATG AATTCcagagctgaagaagatgttgacttaaGGAGCCATGAGGGAAGTGGTGAGGAAACTGAatcagaagatgaagaagatgacggtgaACATGGTGATGAAACTGAATCGGAAGATGAAGAAGGTGAGTCTGGACAAGAAGATGAACatgaacaagaagaggaagttcgACAAGAACAGGAGCAAACACATG AAGTTGTAGAGAAGACAAGAAGAGGACCTACTCACATGAGGCGCTTCTGGAAAGAACATGATGTTGATAACAAGATCAATTTGAAGTTCAACAGATTTGGTCAGCCATGTGGTTTGAAGACATGCAAGCTGACAAATTTTATTGGAACCCTAGTGAAAGGAAAAGAAATGTCCTTAGCTGCTCAAAACTGGAGCAAAGTACCAAAGTTAGAGAAAGAAAAGTTGTGGGATTCTGTTAAG ATGGGTGTTGAGATCAGCCAGTAA